The Pseudodesulfovibrio sediminis genome includes the window GATCATCCAGTTCAATGGCGTCTTCATCCGCCTGCGGCTCAACGTCCGGTTCGACGTCATTCTCTTCAGCGATATCATTCACCAGGGCTTCGATGTCAGGGAGATCCGCTTCCGGAGCCTCAGCAGCCGGACTCTCCTCCACCACATCCTCAAGCACCATGACTTCTTCTTCGGGTTCAGGGGCGGCCTCTTCAGCAACGTCTTCCAGAACCATGGGCGCTTCTTCCTCCGCCACCTCTTCCACAACGTCGTCAAGAAGGATCAGCTCGTCGTCATCGTCGCTGTCGGCGATTTCATCCAGAACGATCAGATCTTCATCAACGTCATCGACTTCGGGGGCCACTTCATCAAGCACTATGGGTTCTTCGTCGCCACTGTTCGCACCATCCTCTTCCAGGTCGTCAGAAAAGAGATCTTCGAGCTCCTGCTCGAAATCGGCATCAACAGATTCGGGATCAAGGCCTTCATGTTCTGTCATAGCACCATTTAATACGTCAGCGACGTCGACTTTATCATCAGTGGGGGGCGGGGGAGCCGGGGTCATGTTGTTACCTCCGGGAAGGTTGAAAAAAAGGGGGAGCTGTCCTAAACAGCCCCCCCTAAAATTACCCGAGCGTATTAACCCTTGGGGTGGCAGTCCTTACAACCAACGGGGGCTGCTTTGCCTGCTTTCTTTTCAGCTTTGTGACAGCCGAGGCAGGAAGCCTTGGCTTTCTTGCTGTGGAAGGCCTGGTAGAAACCCTTGGGGTCTTTCTTGGCGGCTTTGGAAGCGTCCATGTGACAGCCTTCAACGGCACAACCGCTGATGGCGTCTTTGCTCTCAGCCTTGTGGTGACAGACCATACAGTCCATACCCATATCGACGTGAGCCTTGTGCGGGAAAGCGACCGGAGTCTTTGTTGCCTTGGCACCTTCGGGAACGGTCAAGGTCATGTTGTCCGGAGCTGCGTTGCCAGCGATAACTGCGGGCAGTGCAAAGACACATACCAAAGCAGCAACCATCAGGCTGATGATCAGAATTTTTTTCATTTACCTTCTTCCTCCTGTTGCATAAAAAAATACAATTTCACACTCTCTACTTATGCGGGATAAATAATCATCCTCCCCCTGTCAAGCGGGGGATGCCATCGTAGACCCTCGCTTTTACCTGAAAAACCACCTTAAAGGCAAGGGGCTTTTAACTCCTTTTTGTCAACGGCTCATAAAGAGTACTTTTGATGGTATCCACGGGGCGTCAGCATGCGTCCGCCCACAATGCGCGTAGCGGAATTACCAACAATAAGAACCGTTTGCATGTCAACACCTTCAACATCAACGCTATCCAGCGTGGTCGTCAGCACGGCCTGACCGTTGCGATACGCCTTACCGACCACGCCAACAGGGGTCTTGGGATCACGAAATTCCTGTATGATTTCAAGTGCTTTTTGTAAATGATCACTGCGTCTTTTCGAGCGGGGATTATAAATGGCAATGACGAAATCCGCATCTGCGGCATTGTGAAGCCGCTTTTCTATCATCTCCCACGGCGTCAGCAGGTCGCTCAGGCTGACCGAGGCGAAATCATGCATGAGCGGCGCGCCCAGAAGCGCGGAAGCGGCATTGAATGCAGCCACCCCCGGCACCACTTCAAACGGGACCGCATCCAGCAGGCCCTGGGCCTCCAGAATTTCGAGCAACAGCCCGGCCATGGCATAAATGCCGGCGTCCCCGGAGCAGACCATGACGGTCTTTTTGCCGTCCCGGGCTGTCTTGACCGCGGCCCGAGCCCGGTCCACTTCGCCCATCATGCCGGTGGAAACAACCTCCTTGTCCACAAGAAGCGTCTCCGGCACCAGTTCGATATATCCTTTGTATCCGGCCACCACGTCGGCATCCATCAGAGCCTGACGGGCTGCGGGGGTCAGCAGAGTTTCACTGCCTGGACCAAGGCTGACAGCTTTAAGCACGGCGACTCCGGGCAATGGCCAGGGTTACAGTGTCGGTCTTTTCCTTGGTCACGATCAGTTTGCCGCCATGCGCGGCCAGCAGGGCGGAAGCCTCGGCCACACTAGGGACACCCATGTGCGCCTGCACCTTGTCAGAGGGAGTGGGCACATCAATGGCGGTGAGCTGGGCCGTGGAATAAAAAACCGGTGACACGCCAAACTCAAAGGCGGCTTCCAGCAACCCGGCCTCATTGCGCTTGGCTTCCACGGAACCGACCGAAGCGATGGACTCCATGGCAAAGCCACGTTTGCCGAAGACATCGCCCACATGATCGAGAATCTCGTACACGGAAACATCCCGTCGGCAGCCTATGCCGAGGTGCAACACCCTGGGATGCAGAGACAAGGCTCCCTCAGGACAGTCGCTGTGCCACGAGACCCATATTCCCGGACGGGAACTGTCCCAGTCATCGGCCCCGGCAACGGAATCGAAATTCGAATGCCAGGCCAGACCGAGCCAGTCTTCAGGGTCGTACAACTGCACGGGCTGCCCCTCCAGCAAGGCCATGTTGACGTCCTTGACCCGCTCGATGTTGCCGATGCCCAGCCCTTTGCTCTTGGCCAGCATATCGACGGAGAGCACCCCGGCGGAGTCCGTGGCCGTGGTAATGACAGCCTGCCCTCCCACGGCGCGCGCGGCGTCCGCGGCCAGTTCGTTGGCACCGCCCAGATGTCCCGACAGCAGGCTGACCGCAAACAGACCGCCCTGATCCAGACAGATCACGGCCGGGTCGGTCTCCTTGCTCTGGAGATGCGGCGCGATGCACCGCACGGTTATACCGGCGGCAGCCACGAAAATATGACTGTCAAAGGCGTTGAAGGTGGCGGCGACGAGATCGCGCAACGAATCGAAGGGCGTGACATTCTCGGCCTCAAGACGCCGGGAGGCATATATGGTCCCACCCA containing:
- a CDS encoding cytochrome c3 family protein gives rise to the protein MKKILIISLMVAALVCVFALPAVIAGNAAPDNMTLTVPEGAKATKTPVAFPHKAHVDMGMDCMVCHHKAESKDAISGCAVEGCHMDASKAAKKDPKGFYQAFHSKKAKASCLGCHKAEKKAGKAAPVGCKDCHPKG
- the cobJ gene encoding precorrin-3B C(17)-methyltransferase yields the protein MLKAVSLGPGSETLLTPAARQALMDADVVAGYKGYIELVPETLLVDKEVVSTGMMGEVDRARAAVKTARDGKKTVMVCSGDAGIYAMAGLLLEILEAQGLLDAVPFEVVPGVAAFNAASALLGAPLMHDFASVSLSDLLTPWEMIEKRLHNAADADFVIAIYNPRSKRRSDHLQKALEIIQEFRDPKTPVGVVGKAYRNGQAVLTTTLDSVDVEGVDMQTVLIVGNSATRIVGGRMLTPRGYHQKYSL
- a CDS encoding cobalt-precorrin 5A hydrolase — translated: MPNSKIAIYALTSQGVNLARRLASKLGGTIYASRRLEAENVTPFDSLRDLVAATFNAFDSHIFVAAAGITVRCIAPHLQSKETDPAVICLDQGGLFAVSLLSGHLGGANELAADAARAVGGQAVITTATDSAGVLSVDMLAKSKGLGIGNIERVKDVNMALLEGQPVQLYDPEDWLGLAWHSNFDSVAGADDWDSSRPGIWVSWHSDCPEGALSLHPRVLHLGIGCRRDVSVYEILDHVGDVFGKRGFAMESIASVGSVEAKRNEAGLLEAAFEFGVSPVFYSTAQLTAIDVPTPSDKVQAHMGVPSVAEASALLAAHGGKLIVTKEKTDTVTLAIARSRRA